From Streptosporangium album, the proteins below share one genomic window:
- a CDS encoding ABC transporter permease: MSQPESAIADAQAGGPSNGTPDKGQEPLAKLAERYGLRRAIARPSLPVYLRQLWERRHFVMTYATSRNVSKYSNSAMGQLWQVLTPLLNAAIYFLMFGLILGASKGIEHYPAFLITGMFVFTYTQRSVSSGAKAISGNLSMIRALHFPRAALPLAYTIQEFQQLLISMGVLAVLVLIIGEPITWFWLLVPVALLLQTMFNIGASLVLARVGATARDLNQLLPFITRTWLYASGVFFSIQDKIVVQAHLPQWVADLMYANPAAAYIELMRDLLMQSHDVQPSAWVWSVCIFWAVFALIGGFWYFWRAEEKYGRG, translated from the coding sequence ATGAGCCAGCCGGAATCCGCGATCGCGGACGCCCAGGCGGGCGGCCCGAGTAACGGCACCCCAGACAAGGGGCAAGAGCCGCTGGCCAAGCTCGCCGAGCGTTACGGACTTCGGCGTGCCATCGCACGCCCCAGTCTGCCCGTCTACCTGCGCCAGTTGTGGGAACGACGGCACTTCGTCATGACCTACGCGACCTCGCGTAACGTCTCGAAGTACAGCAACTCAGCCATGGGCCAGCTCTGGCAGGTCCTCACCCCGCTGCTCAACGCGGCCATCTACTTCCTGATGTTCGGCCTGATCCTCGGCGCGAGCAAGGGCATCGAGCACTATCCCGCGTTCCTCATCACCGGGATGTTCGTCTTCACCTACACCCAGCGCTCGGTGAGCAGCGGCGCCAAGGCGATCTCCGGCAACCTGTCGATGATCCGCGCGCTGCACTTCCCCCGCGCGGCACTCCCGCTCGCCTACACGATCCAGGAGTTCCAGCAGCTCCTGATCTCGATGGGCGTGCTGGCCGTGCTGGTGCTGATCATCGGCGAACCGATCACCTGGTTCTGGCTGCTGGTCCCGGTCGCCCTACTGCTGCAGACGATGTTCAACATCGGCGCCAGCCTGGTGCTGGCCCGCGTCGGCGCCACCGCCCGCGACCTGAACCAGCTCCTGCCGTTCATCACGCGCACCTGGCTCTACGCCTCCGGCGTCTTCTTCTCGATCCAGGACAAGATCGTCGTACAGGCTCACCTGCCCCAGTGGGTCGCCGACCTCATGTATGCCAATCCCGCCGCCGCCTACATCGAGCTGATGCGTGACCTGCTCATGCAGTCGCATGACGTGCAGCCGTCGGCGTGGGTTTGGTCCGTCTGCATATTCTGGGCCGTGTTCGCCCTGATCGGCGGCTTCTGGTACTTCTGGCGAGCCGAGGAGAAGTACGGCCGTGGCTGA
- a CDS encoding ABC transporter ATP-binding protein: protein MAELTEELPQVKAEEPGVPSTDVRVHPNPEPVGNSRTGTPTVIVDDLHIIYRVYGAATEAEKGNAANALMRLVKRQGRPQMKEVHAVRGVSFVAQHGDAIGIIGRNGSGKSTLLRAIAGLLPPHSGAVYTDGQPSLLGVNAALMRELTGERNIVLGCYAMGMNPKQVKEKYEEIVDFSGIGEFVQFPMSTYSSGMGARLRFAIASAKAHDVLLIDEALATGDRDFKRKSQERIKKMRDEAGTVFLVAHNLDVIEETCNRVIWLHKGKIKMDGDPKAVLAAYNNV, encoded by the coding sequence GTGGCTGAGTTGACCGAGGAGCTGCCCCAAGTGAAGGCTGAGGAACCCGGCGTCCCGAGCACGGACGTCAGGGTGCACCCCAACCCGGAACCCGTCGGCAACAGCCGTACGGGCACTCCGACGGTCATCGTGGACGACCTGCACATCATCTACCGCGTGTACGGCGCGGCCACCGAGGCTGAGAAGGGTAACGCGGCCAACGCCCTCATGCGCCTGGTCAAGCGCCAGGGCCGGCCGCAGATGAAGGAGGTCCACGCCGTCCGGGGCGTCTCCTTCGTGGCCCAGCACGGCGACGCCATCGGCATCATCGGCCGCAACGGCTCCGGCAAGTCCACCCTGCTGCGCGCCATCGCCGGGCTCCTGCCCCCGCACTCGGGCGCCGTCTACACCGACGGCCAGCCCTCCCTGCTGGGCGTCAACGCCGCGCTGATGCGCGAGCTCACCGGCGAGCGCAACATCGTGCTCGGCTGCTACGCGATGGGCATGAACCCCAAGCAGGTGAAGGAGAAGTACGAGGAGATCGTCGACTTCTCCGGCATCGGCGAGTTCGTGCAGTTCCCCATGTCCACCTACTCCTCCGGCATGGGTGCCCGCCTCCGCTTCGCCATCGCCTCCGCCAAGGCCCACGACGTGCTCCTCATCGACGAGGCCCTGGCGACCGGCGACCGCGACTTCAAGCGCAAGAGTCAGGAACGGATCAAGAAGATGCGCGACGAGGCCGGCACGGTCTTCCTGGTCGCGCACAACCTCGACGTGATCGAGGAGACCTGCAACCGGGTGATCTGGCTGCACAAGGGAAAGATCAAGATGGATGGCGACCCGAAGGCGGTGCTCGCCGCCTACAACAACGTCTGA
- a CDS encoding YbhB/YbcL family Raf kinase inhibitor-like protein: protein MSSRPPIPYDFLPQVPALTVESDDVRDGETLSETQVFDDWGASGQNISPHLRWSGAPEGTRSYAVTCYDPDAPTGSGFWHWLLFDIPAEVTELPAGAGGAGSRFGVHGRNDYSINAYGGAAPPPGWPHRYLFAVHALDVEKLDVNADTPPAVVGFNITAHTLARGYIAPVYET, encoded by the coding sequence GTGTCCTCACGGCCACCGATTCCCTATGACTTCCTGCCCCAGGTCCCGGCGCTGACCGTCGAGAGCGACGACGTCCGTGACGGCGAGACCCTGTCCGAGACCCAGGTGTTCGACGACTGGGGAGCCAGCGGGCAGAACATCTCCCCGCACCTGCGCTGGTCAGGGGCCCCGGAGGGCACCCGCAGCTACGCGGTGACGTGCTACGACCCCGACGCCCCCACCGGCAGCGGGTTCTGGCACTGGCTGCTGTTCGACATCCCCGCCGAGGTGACCGAGCTGCCCGCCGGAGCGGGCGGCGCCGGCTCCCGTTTCGGCGTGCACGGCCGCAACGACTACAGCATCAACGCCTACGGCGGCGCCGCCCCGCCGCCCGGCTGGCCGCACCGCTATCTCTTCGCCGTCCACGCCCTCGACGTGGAGAAGCTCGATGTGAACGCCGACACCCCACCCGCCGTGGTGGGCTTCAACATCACCGCCCACACCCTGGCCCGCGGATACATCGCCCCCGTGTACGAAACCTGA
- a CDS encoding KamA family radical SAM protein, translating into MILKEGSTRGFRAYNAKHLDDLLRRGGLGDEERLRIRAVATVLPFRTNAYVVDQLIDWSVIPDDPIYRLVFPQADMLPEADVTRLAGLLSAGAPNAQIQAAAHEIRMRLNPHPAGQLDLNVPRVGAEPMPGMQHKYSETVLFFPKQGQTCHAYCTYCFRWAQFIGEPDLKFASDDVDNLVGYLENHPQVTSVLFTGGDPMIMSEPVLRRYLEPLLELEQLESIRIGTKSLAYWPQRFVSDPDADDTLRLFASVVEAGKNLAFMAHFSHPREMESPVAEAAVAGILATGAVIRTQAPLIRSINDDPATWSAMWRRQLTMGMVPYYMFVERDTGPQDYFAVPLARAYEIFRSAYASVSGLCRTVRGPSMSATPGKVCVDGVAEIAGQKVFVLHLIQARDPELVGRPFFAHYDPQAVWLTDLRPAFADRFPFDPQEIPEPLVPFEAATVPQRLSA; encoded by the coding sequence GTGATCTTGAAGGAAGGCTCTACGCGCGGGTTTCGGGCCTACAACGCCAAGCATCTCGACGACCTGCTGCGGCGGGGCGGCCTCGGAGACGAGGAGCGGCTCCGGATCAGAGCGGTGGCGACCGTGCTGCCCTTCCGCACCAACGCGTACGTGGTGGACCAGCTCATCGACTGGTCGGTCATACCCGATGACCCCATATATCGCCTGGTCTTCCCTCAGGCGGACATGCTGCCCGAGGCGGACGTCACCAGACTCGCAGGTCTCCTGAGCGCCGGTGCTCCGAACGCGCAGATTCAGGCGGCGGCGCACGAGATCAGGATGCGGCTCAACCCGCACCCCGCCGGTCAGCTCGACCTCAACGTCCCCCGGGTCGGCGCGGAGCCGATGCCCGGTATGCAGCACAAATATTCCGAGACCGTGCTCTTCTTCCCCAAGCAGGGGCAGACCTGTCATGCCTACTGCACCTACTGCTTCCGATGGGCCCAGTTCATCGGGGAGCCCGACCTGAAGTTCGCCTCCGACGACGTCGACAACCTCGTCGGTTATCTGGAGAACCACCCCCAGGTGACCAGCGTGCTGTTCACCGGCGGCGACCCAATGATCATGAGTGAGCCCGTGCTCCGCCGCTACCTGGAGCCGCTGCTCGAACTGGAGCAGCTCGAATCCATCCGCATCGGCACCAAGTCGCTGGCCTACTGGCCGCAGCGGTTCGTCTCCGACCCCGACGCCGATGACACGCTGCGCCTGTTCGCCTCCGTGGTGGAAGCGGGTAAGAACCTGGCCTTCATGGCGCACTTCTCCCACCCGCGGGAGATGGAGTCCCCCGTCGCCGAGGCCGCCGTGGCCGGAATCCTCGCCACCGGCGCGGTGATCCGGACCCAGGCCCCACTGATCAGATCCATCAACGACGACCCCGCGACCTGGTCGGCCATGTGGCGCAGGCAGCTCACCATGGGCATGGTGCCCTACTACATGTTCGTCGAGCGGGACACCGGGCCCCAGGACTACTTCGCGGTCCCCCTCGCCCGGGCCTACGAGATCTTCAGGAGCGCCTACGCGAGCGTTTCGGGGCTGTGCCGCACGGTGCGGGGTCCTTCCATGTCGGCCACCCCCGGCAAGGTGTGCGTGGACGGCGTCGCGGAGATCGCCGGGCAGAAGGTCTTCGTGCTCCACCTCATCCAGGCGCGCGACCCCGAACTGGTCGGCAGGCCCTTCTTCGCCCACTACGACCCCCAGGCCGTGTGGCTCACCGATCTGCGGCCGGCGTTCGCCGACCGCTTCCCCTTCGATCCCCAGGAGATCCCCGAACCGCTCGTCCCCTTCGAAGCGGCGACAGTCCCCCAGCGGCTGTCCGCCTGA
- a CDS encoding DUF1707 SHOCT-like domain-containing protein — MTPGDSPLRPSPAPALRASDADRDRVASVLAEALATGRLTSLEHADRLQATYDSATVDQLAPITADLPDVTATGSGPATVRQEVSAVFSKVIRGGRWIAGRHTALNATFGALIVDLSDAVLPGREITLEVNSYCGKLIVRVPENAHVIDEVSALFAKRHISGGLGDEGGPVIRVVGRVTFGKVIVARERSDWNLPGKP; from the coding sequence ATGACCCCTGGTGACTCCCCTCTGCGGCCCTCTCCCGCACCGGCACTGCGCGCGTCCGACGCCGACCGCGACCGGGTGGCGTCGGTGCTGGCCGAAGCCCTCGCCACCGGCCGTCTGACCAGCCTCGAACACGCCGACCGGCTGCAGGCGACCTACGACTCCGCGACCGTGGACCAGCTCGCTCCGATCACCGCCGACCTGCCCGACGTCACCGCCACGGGGAGCGGACCCGCCACCGTCCGGCAGGAGGTCAGCGCCGTCTTCAGCAAGGTGATCCGGGGCGGGCGCTGGATCGCCGGACGCCACACCGCGCTGAACGCCACGTTCGGCGCGCTGATCGTCGACCTGTCCGACGCGGTTCTCCCTGGCCGGGAGATCACCCTTGAAGTCAACTCCTACTGCGGCAAGCTGATCGTCAGGGTGCCCGAGAACGCCCATGTGATCGACGAGGTCAGCGCGCTGTTCGCCAAGAGGCACATCTCCGGAGGCCTGGGCGACGAAGGCGGCCCCGTCATCCGGGTCGTCGGCCGGGTCACCTTCGGAAAGGTCATCGTCGCGAGGGAGAGAAGCGACTGGAATCTCCCCGGCAAGCCCTGA
- the plsX gene encoding phosphate acyltransferase PlsX, whose product MPASLPIALDAMGGDYAPEEIVAGAVQAVREHGIPIVLVGEPRPLMEALSLHDALAEIPIIRAEEALAMDEGALASLRRPRSSIAVACHLVRRGDACAVVSAGSTAGIVATGKLRLRSQNGVLRPALTVALPTRPTPTVLLDAGANAEVKPEMLVQFAHLGAAYAETVLEITDPGIGLLTIGSEPEKGNKLVKRAHELLSAAPGLRFAGNIEGHDLLTGAVDVIVTDGFTGNVALKTMEGSVRYAFTELRETINESRAARLGGLLQRKRLRELVQRLDPEVHGGAVLLGLNGTVVIAHGSSQAKGVSAACVLAARLARQGVVTRIGERLGAAHRPHRLW is encoded by the coding sequence ATGCCGGCCTCTCTGCCGATCGCCCTGGACGCGATGGGCGGAGATTACGCCCCCGAGGAGATCGTGGCGGGAGCCGTACAGGCGGTGCGGGAACACGGGATCCCCATCGTCCTCGTCGGTGAGCCCCGCCCCCTCATGGAGGCGCTCTCCCTGCACGACGCGCTCGCCGAGATCCCGATCATCCGGGCCGAGGAGGCCCTGGCCATGGACGAGGGCGCCCTCGCCAGCCTCCGCCGCCCGCGCTCCAGCATCGCCGTCGCCTGTCATCTCGTACGGCGGGGCGACGCCTGCGCCGTGGTCTCCGCCGGATCCACCGCCGGGATCGTCGCCACCGGCAAGCTCCGGCTCCGCAGCCAGAACGGAGTGCTCAGGCCCGCTCTCACTGTCGCCCTGCCAACCCGCCCCACTCCCACCGTCCTGCTGGACGCGGGGGCGAACGCCGAGGTGAAGCCGGAGATGCTGGTGCAGTTCGCACACCTCGGCGCGGCCTACGCGGAGACCGTCCTGGAGATCACGGACCCCGGGATCGGCCTGCTGACCATCGGCAGCGAGCCCGAGAAGGGCAACAAACTCGTCAAGCGGGCCCACGAACTCCTGTCGGCCGCCCCCGGCCTGAGATTCGCCGGCAACATCGAAGGGCACGACCTGCTCACCGGTGCCGTGGACGTCATCGTCACCGACGGCTTCACCGGCAATGTGGCCCTCAAGACCATGGAGGGCAGCGTCCGCTACGCCTTCACCGAACTCCGCGAGACCATCAACGAGAGCCGCGCGGCCCGGCTGGGCGGGCTGCTGCAGAGGAAACGCCTCAGGGAACTCGTCCAGCGGCTGGACCCCGAGGTCCACGGCGGAGCCGTACTGCTCGGGCTGAACGGCACGGTGGTCATCGCCCACGGCTCCTCCCAGGCCAAAGGGGTGAGCGCCGCCTGCGTGCTCGCCGCCAGACTGGCCCGGCAGGGCGTGGTCACCCGCATCGGCGAGCGGCTCGGCGCGGCCCACCGGCCACACCGCCTCTGGTAG
- a CDS encoding HAD-IC family P-type ATPase, producing the protein MEQPAERGLTTAEVAERMARGQVNVVRRRSSRSLTAIIRANVLTLFNGVIVALWVMIMIFGQWQDGLFGLVVVANSAIGIVQELRAKHTLDNLAVVNEAPARVRRDGVDTGIPPGRIVLGDLILLSPGDQLQVDGQVADADGLEVDESLLTGEAAPVVKQPGDQMLSGSFAVAGNGSYVVTRVGGDAYAARLAEEASAFNLSHSELRDGITRFIAYITWMIIPIGALLVWSQINRAGDFGQAVTGAVAGIVTMIPEGLVLMTSIAFAVGVIRLGRRHCLVQELPAIEVLARVDVLCLDKTGTLTAGGMSLDEVRPLRDDLPVHDALGALAHLNPDPDPTVRAIRTAYPKAPGWTPGTKVPFSSARKWSGADFTGQGAWILGAADVLLTPGTPEYVEAEERAAAGLRVLALGRVTSLRDPGDLGSVEAAGIVVLRQQLRPEAAETLRYFTRQGVTIKIISGDNPGSVSAIAHSLGVPGAENAVDARTLPENDPGKLAEILETATVFGRVTPHQKRSFVGALQARGHTVAMTGDGVNDVLALKDADLGVAMGSGSGAARAVAQIVLMDNDFAGLPAVVAEGRRVLANIERVSRLFLTKTFYAIVLSLLTGVIGLVFPFAPRHSTLINALTIGIPAFFLALAPSDERAKPGFVPRVLRLAVPAGVVCAAAVYLSYWAAQTGPSTLEENRTSAVITLFIATWWLLVLIARPYVWWRVALVAAMAALFALALAIPFSRDFFALALGDLSDDLVAVGLGAVAAVALTVVFTIVRSRDKSPGQERSTDTLGS; encoded by the coding sequence GTGGAGCAGCCGGCAGAACGGGGGCTGACCACTGCGGAGGTCGCCGAGCGGATGGCTCGCGGTCAGGTCAACGTGGTGCGGCGCCGATCGAGCAGGTCGCTCACGGCGATCATCCGGGCCAACGTTCTCACCCTGTTCAACGGCGTGATCGTCGCCCTCTGGGTGATGATCATGATCTTCGGGCAGTGGCAGGACGGGCTCTTCGGCCTGGTGGTGGTGGCCAACTCGGCGATCGGCATCGTCCAGGAACTCCGGGCCAAGCACACCCTGGACAACCTCGCCGTCGTCAACGAGGCCCCCGCCAGGGTACGGCGGGACGGGGTGGACACCGGCATCCCGCCCGGGCGGATCGTGCTCGGCGACCTCATCCTGCTCTCCCCGGGCGACCAGCTCCAGGTCGACGGCCAGGTGGCGGACGCCGACGGACTGGAGGTGGACGAGTCCCTGCTCACCGGTGAGGCGGCCCCGGTCGTCAAACAACCCGGCGACCAGATGCTCTCCGGCAGCTTCGCCGTGGCCGGGAACGGCTCCTATGTCGTGACCAGGGTGGGCGGCGACGCCTACGCGGCCAGGCTCGCGGAGGAGGCCAGCGCGTTCAACCTGTCCCACTCCGAGCTGCGCGACGGCATCACACGGTTCATCGCCTACATCACCTGGATGATCATCCCGATCGGCGCGCTGCTCGTCTGGAGCCAGATCAACAGGGCCGGCGATTTCGGCCAGGCCGTCACCGGCGCGGTGGCGGGGATCGTCACCATGATCCCCGAGGGCCTCGTCCTGATGACCAGCATCGCCTTCGCCGTCGGCGTCATCCGGCTGGGCCGGCGCCACTGCCTGGTCCAGGAGCTACCCGCCATCGAAGTGCTGGCCCGGGTGGACGTCCTCTGCCTGGATAAGACCGGCACGCTCACCGCGGGCGGCATGAGCCTCGACGAGGTACGCCCGCTCCGCGACGACCTCCCCGTCCACGACGCCCTCGGCGCGCTGGCCCACCTGAACCCCGATCCCGACCCCACTGTCCGGGCCATCCGGACCGCATATCCGAAGGCCCCCGGCTGGACCCCCGGTACCAAGGTGCCCTTCTCCTCGGCCCGCAAATGGAGCGGTGCCGATTTCACCGGACAGGGCGCCTGGATTCTCGGCGCCGCGGACGTCCTGCTCACCCCGGGCACCCCGGAGTACGTCGAAGCCGAGGAACGGGCCGCCGCCGGCCTGCGCGTGCTCGCACTGGGCCGGGTCACGTCCCTGCGGGACCCCGGCGACCTCGGCTCCGTCGAGGCCGCCGGGATCGTCGTGCTCAGGCAACAGCTCCGCCCCGAAGCCGCCGAGACCCTCCGCTACTTCACCCGGCAGGGCGTCACCATAAAGATCATCTCCGGCGACAACCCCGGGTCGGTCTCGGCCATCGCCCACTCCCTCGGAGTCCCCGGCGCGGAGAACGCGGTGGACGCCCGCACCCTGCCGGAGAACGACCCCGGGAAACTGGCGGAGATCCTGGAGACCGCCACCGTCTTCGGCCGGGTCACCCCGCACCAGAAGCGATCGTTCGTCGGCGCCCTCCAGGCGCGGGGCCACACGGTCGCGATGACCGGGGACGGCGTCAACGACGTGCTCGCGCTCAAGGACGCCGACCTCGGCGTGGCGATGGGATCGGGCAGCGGCGCCGCCCGGGCGGTCGCCCAGATCGTCCTGATGGACAATGACTTCGCCGGCCTGCCCGCCGTGGTGGCGGAGGGCCGCCGGGTGCTGGCCAACATCGAGCGCGTCTCCCGGCTCTTCCTCACCAAGACCTTCTACGCGATCGTCCTGTCCCTGCTCACCGGGGTCATCGGACTCGTGTTCCCCTTCGCCCCCCGGCACTCCACCCTGATCAACGCGCTGACGATCGGCATCCCCGCGTTCTTCCTGGCGCTCGCACCGAGCGACGAGCGGGCCAAGCCCGGATTCGTGCCGCGCGTGCTCCGGCTGGCCGTCCCCGCCGGAGTCGTCTGCGCGGCCGCCGTCTACCTGTCGTACTGGGCGGCACAGACCGGTCCCTCCACCCTGGAGGAGAACCGCACCTCAGCGGTGATCACGCTCTTCATCGCCACGTGGTGGCTGCTGGTCCTGATCGCCCGGCCGTACGTCTGGTGGCGCGTCGCGCTGGTGGCCGCCATGGCCGCGCTGTTCGCGCTGGCCCTCGCCATCCCGTTCAGCCGGGACTTCTTCGCGCTCGCCCTCGGCGACCTGAGCGACGACCTCGTGGCGGTAGGGCTCGGCGCCGTCGCCGCGGTCGCGCTGACGGTTGTCTTCACGATCGTGCGATCGCGCGACAAATCGCCGGGTCAGGAGCGGTCAACCGATACCCTTGGGTCATGA
- the argS gene encoding arginine--tRNA ligase yields MTDPQLALTERVQQALAAAFGAEYSDADPLIRPSQFADYQANVAMSLSKRLRRAPREVAQEIAAHLTGETAGAQGELFPGTVEVSGPGFLNLTLSDEWIATQAAEILADPRSGVAPAGSPQTIVIDYSAPNAAKEMHVGHLRTTIVGDALVRVHEHLGNKVIRQNHLGDWGTPFGMLIEHLLDIGEKAAVAQLEAGEGNAYYQAARAKFDGDPEFNARARARVVTLQAEEPETMRLWHIFMDATVRYFNKVYTQLNMRLTDDDIAGESMYNHMLAQVCDELQERGIAVISDGALCVFPPGYTGREGQPLPFMIRKSDGGYGYATTDMATIRYRVQDLKADRILYVIGATQALHMSMLFDSARMAGWLPDHVSAEHVQIGSVLGSDGKMFKTRSGKSIKLLDLLDEAESRAAAVLAERAYDEATRTEIAHAVGMGAVKYADLSVSHDSEYVFDFDRMLALTGNTGPYLQYATARIRSVFRKGGIDPAEATGPIVLGHPAERALALQLLGFARAVQEMAEWSMPHKLANYLFETASAFTTFYENCPVLKDDVDPATRASRLALCALTLRVLETGLDLLGVPVPERM; encoded by the coding sequence ATGACCGACCCGCAGCTCGCACTGACCGAGCGCGTCCAGCAGGCGCTGGCCGCCGCCTTCGGTGCGGAGTACTCCGACGCAGACCCGCTGATCCGTCCCTCGCAGTTCGCCGACTACCAGGCGAACGTGGCGATGAGCCTGAGCAAGCGACTGCGACGGGCCCCGCGGGAGGTCGCCCAGGAGATCGCCGCCCACCTCACCGGCGAGACGGCGGGCGCACAGGGCGAGCTGTTCCCCGGCACGGTCGAGGTCAGCGGCCCGGGCTTTCTGAACCTGACGCTCTCCGACGAGTGGATCGCCACCCAGGCGGCCGAGATCCTGGCCGACCCGCGCAGCGGCGTCGCGCCGGCCGGCTCGCCGCAGACCATCGTGATCGACTACTCCGCGCCCAACGCGGCCAAGGAGATGCACGTCGGCCATCTGCGCACGACCATCGTCGGCGACGCCCTGGTCCGGGTCCACGAGCACCTCGGCAACAAGGTCATCCGGCAGAACCACCTGGGCGACTGGGGCACCCCGTTCGGCATGCTCATCGAGCACCTGCTGGACATCGGTGAGAAGGCCGCCGTGGCCCAGCTCGAAGCCGGCGAGGGCAACGCCTACTACCAGGCCGCCCGGGCGAAGTTCGACGGCGACCCGGAGTTCAACGCGCGCGCCCGCGCACGGGTGGTGACGCTCCAGGCAGAAGAGCCGGAGACCATGCGTCTGTGGCACATCTTCATGGACGCCACGGTCCGCTACTTCAACAAGGTCTACACCCAGCTCAACATGAGGCTGACCGACGACGACATCGCCGGCGAGAGCATGTACAACCACATGCTCGCCCAGGTCTGCGACGAGCTGCAGGAACGCGGAATCGCCGTCATCAGCGACGGGGCGCTCTGTGTCTTCCCACCCGGCTACACCGGCCGCGAGGGCCAGCCGCTCCCCTTCATGATCCGCAAGAGCGACGGCGGGTACGGCTACGCCACCACCGACATGGCAACCATCCGCTACCGGGTCCAGGACCTGAAAGCCGACCGGATCCTCTATGTCATCGGGGCGACCCAGGCCCTGCACATGTCGATGCTGTTCGACTCCGCCAGGATGGCCGGCTGGCTGCCCGACCACGTCAGCGCCGAGCATGTCCAGATCGGCAGCGTGCTGGGCAGCGACGGCAAGATGTTCAAGACCCGGAGCGGCAAGTCGATCAAGCTGCTGGATCTCCTCGACGAGGCCGAGTCCCGGGCCGCCGCCGTGCTCGCGGAACGCGCCTACGACGAAGCCACGCGCACGGAGATCGCCCACGCCGTCGGCATGGGCGCGGTCAAGTACGCCGACCTGTCCGTCAGCCACGACAGCGAATACGTCTTCGACTTCGACCGCATGCTCGCCCTGACCGGCAACACCGGCCCCTACCTTCAGTACGCCACGGCCCGGATCCGCTCGGTCTTCCGTAAGGGTGGGATCGACCCCGCCGAGGCGACCGGCCCGATCGTGCTCGGTCACCCGGCCGAGCGCGCGCTTGCCCTGCAGCTCCTCGGGTTCGCCCGGGCCGTGCAGGAGATGGCGGAGTGGTCGATGCCGCACAAGCTCGCCAACTACCTCTTCGAGACCGCGAGCGCCTTCACCACGTTCTACGAGAACTGTCCTGTTCTGAAGGACGACGTCGACCCGGCCACGCGCGCCTCCCGGCTCGCCCTGTGCGCGCTCACCCTGCGCGTGCTGGAGACCGGCCTGGACCTGCTCGGCGTCCCGGTTCCCGAGCGCATGTGA
- a CDS encoding cell division protein SepF has translation MGAVRKVATYLGLGGAEDYDESYEYEDGVEGEDEDWQPASERAAKRWRSMSEPSRIVMLTPRKYNDAPIIGRHFRDGQTVIMDVNVMSTAEATRMVDFAAGLAYGCEGRIERIAEKVFLLAPADVEITNG, from the coding sequence ATGGGGGCAGTGCGCAAGGTGGCGACCTACCTTGGCCTGGGCGGAGCAGAGGATTACGACGAGTCCTATGAGTACGAGGACGGAGTCGAAGGCGAGGACGAGGACTGGCAGCCGGCTTCGGAGCGTGCGGCCAAGCGCTGGCGTTCGATGAGCGAGCCGTCGCGGATCGTGATGCTGACGCCGAGGAAGTACAACGACGCTCCGATCATCGGGCGGCATTTCCGCGATGGCCAGACCGTCATCATGGACGTCAACGTCATGAGCACCGCTGAGGCCACGCGGATGGTCGACTTCGCCGCGGGCCTGGCCTACGGCTGTGAGGGCCGCATCGAGCGCATCGCGGAGAAGGTCTTCCTGCTGGCCCCCGCCGACGTGGAGATCACGAACGGTTGA
- a CDS encoding PhzF family phenazine biosynthesis protein, which translates to MRIYTVDSFTDQFSKGNPAGVCILDNPATEAWMQSVAAEMKHSETAFLLEGEDGGPYSLRWFTPAVEVALCGHATLAAAHVLYSTGSAPETLEFSTKSGILSATRDGAGLITMNFPAKPLEEVGPPDGLTEALGVRPLWVGKNVWDYLVEVESEEAVLGLSPDFLSLEKVDARGVIVTARASRPGVDYVSRFFAPKVGVPEDPVTGSAHCALAPYWTGKLGSDTLVGAQLSHRGGVVHTTVRDDRVELAGHAVTVLSGELHV; encoded by the coding sequence ATGCGTATCTATACAGTCGATTCATTTACCGATCAGTTTTCCAAGGGTAACCCTGCAGGGGTCTGCATACTCGACAATCCGGCTACGGAGGCTTGGATGCAGTCGGTCGCAGCGGAGATGAAGCACTCCGAGACGGCCTTCCTACTGGAGGGGGAAGACGGCGGACCGTATTCGCTCCGTTGGTTCACGCCGGCGGTCGAGGTGGCCCTGTGCGGGCACGCGACCTTGGCCGCGGCGCACGTGCTCTATTCCACAGGATCGGCTCCGGAAACCCTTGAATTCTCAACCAAGAGCGGGATCCTCTCCGCGACCAGGGACGGAGCGGGTCTGATCACCATGAACTTCCCGGCCAAGCCCCTCGAAGAGGTGGGCCCACCGGACGGCCTGACAGAGGCCCTCGGGGTCAGACCGCTCTGGGTCGGCAAGAACGTATGGGACTACCTCGTGGAGGTCGAGTCCGAGGAGGCCGTGCTCGGCCTCTCCCCTGACTTCCTCTCCCTGGAGAAGGTGGACGCGCGAGGGGTGATCGTGACAGCCCGGGCGTCACGCCCGGGTGTCGACTATGTCTCGCGGTTCTTCGCCCCCAAGGTGGGCGTTCCAGAGGACCCGGTGACCGGATCCGCCCACTGCGCCCTGGCGCCTTACTGGACGGGCAAGCTCGGCTCGGACACCCTCGTCGGTGCCCAACTCTCCCATCGAGGCGGCGTGGTGCACACGACCGTGCGAGACGACCGTGTCGAGCTGGCCGGACACGCGGTGACCGTGCTCTCCGGTGAACTTCACGTCTGA